In Nocardioides dokdonensis FR1436, the following are encoded in one genomic region:
- a CDS encoding DUF808 domain-containing protein, protein MSGGLFALLDDVAALARLAAASVDDVGAAAGRASMKAAGVVVDDTAVTPQYVQGVAAQRELPMIRKIAIGSLRNKLLIILPAALLLSQFLPWLLTPILMLGGTYLCYEGAEKIWEKLSGHHSEPPDAQAGGDPVETEKKMVSGAIRTDLILSAEIMVISLNEVADEPFLSRAIILAVVGVGITVLVYGVVALIVKVDDIGLSLAQRTSTAAQRIGHAMVAAMPRLLSVISVIGTAAMLWVGGHILLVGVDELGWHALYDLVHHLEEDVTGAGGAVAAWLVNTTASALLGLLVGAVVVALAHLRPRRSASANS, encoded by the coding sequence ATGAGTGGCGGCCTCTTCGCGCTGCTCGACGACGTGGCGGCCCTGGCCAGGCTGGCAGCGGCCTCGGTCGACGACGTGGGTGCCGCGGCCGGCCGGGCGAGCATGAAGGCCGCGGGGGTCGTCGTCGACGACACCGCCGTCACCCCGCAGTACGTCCAGGGCGTCGCCGCCCAGCGCGAGCTGCCGATGATCCGCAAGATCGCGATCGGCTCGCTGCGCAACAAGCTGCTCATCATCCTGCCGGCAGCACTGCTGCTCTCGCAGTTCCTGCCGTGGCTGCTCACCCCGATCCTGATGCTGGGCGGGACCTACCTCTGCTACGAGGGTGCGGAGAAGATCTGGGAGAAGCTCAGCGGCCACCACAGCGAGCCGCCCGACGCGCAGGCGGGCGGCGACCCGGTCGAGACCGAGAAGAAGATGGTGAGCGGGGCGATCCGCACCGACCTGATCCTCTCGGCCGAGATCATGGTGATCAGCCTCAACGAGGTCGCCGACGAGCCGTTCCTGTCGCGGGCGATCATCCTGGCCGTCGTCGGGGTCGGCATCACGGTGCTCGTGTACGGCGTCGTGGCCCTGATCGTGAAGGTCGACGACATCGGGCTGAGCCTCGCTCAGCGCACCTCCACCGCCGCCCAGCGGATCGGGCACGCCATGGTGGCCGCGATGCCGCGGCTGCTGAGCGTCATCAGCGTCATCGGCACGGCGGCGATGCTGTGGGTGGGCGGGCACATCCTGCTCGTCGGCGTCGACGAGCTGGGCTGGCACGCGCTCTACGACCTCGTGCACCACCTCGAGGAGGACGTGACGGGCGCCGGCGGCGCGGTCGCCGCCTGGCTGGTCAACACCACCGCCTCGGCGCTGCTGGGCCTGCTGGTGGGAGCCGTGGTCGTCGCCCTCGCCCACCTGCGCCCGCGGCGGTCCGCCTCCGCGAATTCCTGA
- a CDS encoding acyltransferase family protein, with protein sequence MASPRDPWFDNAKMALVTLVVLGHSWVLLPDTARVEHAYDFLYAWHVPAFVLVTGYLSRSFSYSRARLWNLVRTVAVPYVLFEAGIAMFRIQVGGEQLEDLWRDPHWPMWFLSALFFWRLLTPVFRDLWGGLALAVAISLVAGLYAGDTLDVARVLGLLPFFVLGLKATPERLELLRATWVRVVSVLVLVAIFWVTARTDQWAATEWLYYRARYDELDVSDSRAFLTRASLLVLGTLGAMAFLALVPRVQGWFARMGGATLVVYLFHGFAIKGAGYAGWGDVTDAHPVAGFVVTSLLAVGLALLLASPPVARVLTHVVDPLGFAGRRVGDAAEVAVASQRVDEHAQQVEHLVAAQDTDQAAPVAAPAARG encoded by the coding sequence ATGGCCTCCCCAAGAGACCCGTGGTTCGACAACGCCAAGATGGCGCTGGTGACGCTCGTGGTGCTGGGCCACTCGTGGGTGCTGCTGCCCGACACCGCGCGGGTCGAGCACGCCTACGACTTCCTGTACGCCTGGCACGTGCCGGCCTTCGTGCTGGTCACCGGCTACCTCTCCCGCTCGTTCAGCTACAGCCGGGCCCGGCTGTGGAACCTGGTGCGTACCGTCGCGGTGCCCTACGTGCTCTTCGAGGCCGGGATCGCGATGTTCCGGATCCAGGTCGGGGGCGAGCAACTGGAGGACCTGTGGCGCGACCCGCACTGGCCGATGTGGTTCCTGTCGGCCCTCTTCTTCTGGCGGCTGCTGACCCCGGTCTTCCGCGACCTGTGGGGCGGCCTGGCGCTGGCGGTCGCGATCAGCCTCGTCGCGGGCCTCTACGCCGGCGACACCCTCGACGTCGCCCGGGTGCTGGGCCTGCTGCCCTTCTTCGTGCTGGGGCTCAAGGCGACGCCGGAGCGTCTCGAGCTGCTGCGGGCCACCTGGGTCCGGGTGGTCTCGGTGCTCGTGCTCGTCGCGATCTTCTGGGTCACCGCCCGGACCGACCAGTGGGCGGCGACCGAGTGGCTGTACTACCGGGCGCGCTACGACGAGCTCGACGTCAGCGACTCGCGGGCGTTCCTGACCCGCGCGAGCCTGCTGGTCCTCGGCACCCTCGGCGCCATGGCCTTCCTCGCCCTGGTGCCCCGGGTCCAGGGCTGGTTCGCCCGGATGGGAGGCGCCACGCTGGTCGTCTACCTCTTCCACGGCTTCGCCATCAAGGGCGCCGGGTACGCCGGCTGGGGTGACGTCACCGATGCCCACCCCGTCGCCGGGTTCGTGGTCACCAGCCTGCTCGCGGTCGGGCTGGCGCTGCTGCTGGCCAGCCCGCCGGTGGCGCGGGTGCTCACCCACGTCGTCGACCCCCTGGGGTTCGCCGGCCGCAGGGTCGGCGACGCGGCCGAGGTCGCCGTCGCCTCCCAGCGCGTCGACGAGCACGCGCAGCAGGTCGAGCACCTCGTCGCGGCCCAGGACACCGACCAGGCCGCACCCGTGGCTGCGCCGGCGGCGCGTGGGTAG
- a CDS encoding SIS domain-containing protein, with protein sequence MTWFDESRLDDEVALERFDLRLRTLAESGSRVRREAGDAAPAMEEAVLRAQDLPRPRAVIAAGPDSRLLRAVLEPWCPVPFVAWPGHALPGWAGSLDLVAVLAPDGGDTSTASAVAEAVRRGCQVVVACPPGSMVAQHAEGRWSTILPTTTRDPLATAVVMLSYLEQVRLGPRAAPGTVADALDAVALSCAPRRDLAVNPAKTLAIALADANPLVWGGSVLAARAARRVAESIRRSSGRTALAGEVDQLLPVLEAARPRDVFDDPFSDGGGERRPVLVVLDDGVDDPWVREQRQLLEATAAERGVRVETLTSEHGDEVARYASLLLSGTYAAAYLSLGLVDD encoded by the coding sequence GTGACCTGGTTCGACGAGTCCCGGCTCGACGACGAGGTCGCGCTCGAGCGCTTCGACCTCCGCCTGCGCACGCTCGCCGAGTCCGGCTCGCGGGTGCGCCGCGAGGCCGGCGACGCCGCGCCCGCGATGGAGGAGGCCGTGCTCCGCGCCCAGGACCTGCCCCGGCCGCGGGCCGTGATCGCCGCCGGTCCGGACTCGAGGTTGCTGCGAGCGGTGCTCGAGCCCTGGTGCCCGGTGCCGTTCGTCGCCTGGCCGGGCCACGCCCTGCCCGGCTGGGCCGGGAGCCTGGACCTCGTCGCAGTCCTCGCCCCGGACGGCGGCGACACCAGCACCGCGTCGGCGGTGGCCGAGGCCGTGCGCCGCGGCTGCCAGGTCGTGGTGGCCTGCCCGCCGGGCTCGATGGTCGCCCAGCACGCCGAGGGGCGCTGGAGCACGATCCTGCCGACGACCACGCGGGACCCGCTGGCCACCGCGGTCGTGATGCTCTCCTACCTCGAGCAGGTGCGGCTGGGGCCGCGGGCCGCCCCGGGGACGGTGGCCGACGCGCTCGATGCGGTCGCCCTGTCCTGCGCCCCGCGCCGCGACCTCGCGGTCAACCCGGCCAAGACCCTCGCGATCGCGCTCGCCGACGCCAACCCGCTCGTCTGGGGTGGCAGCGTGCTGGCCGCCCGTGCGGCCCGCCGGGTCGCGGAGTCGATCCGCCGCTCCAGCGGCCGGACCGCCCTCGCGGGCGAGGTGGACCAGCTGCTCCCCGTGCTCGAGGCGGCCCGCCCCCGCGACGTCTTCGACGACCCCTTCTCCGACGGCGGGGGAGAGAGACGACCGGTGCTGGTCGTCCTCGACGACGGTGTGGACGACCCGTGGGTGCGTGAGCAGCGCCAGCTGCTCGAGGCCACCGCCGCCGAGCGGGGCGTGCGCGTCGAGACCCTGACCTCCGAGCACGGTGACGAGGTCGCCCGCTACGCCTCGCTCCTGCTCTCCGGCACCTACGCGGCGGCGTACCTGAGCCTCGGCCTCGTCGACGACTGA